From the genome of Panulirus ornatus isolate Po-2019 chromosome 19, ASM3632096v1, whole genome shotgun sequence, one region includes:
- the LOC139755253 gene encoding uncharacterized protein, translating into MRALVILVAVSACSAQQVLPYMAPLGILPTELITTSEIKGEVKPLTLASPYIQPFGHPLVNPYFINPAQFPFIMQEPKAAEAAKESARRRRDVSLPLPYIHAVPAVAKTTYETKQFEPVEAETPADTTKLELTTKEHELTIPAVKYVQPYVNYKPVKYTAISPAPLPIYTGFPVSA; encoded by the exons ATGAGAGCTCTG gtcATTCTGGTCGCGGTCTCCGCTTGCTCAGCACAGCAGGTGCTGCCTTACATGGCTCCTTTAGGGATACTGCCCACGGAGCTCATCACAACCTCTGAGATCAAGGGAGAAGTTAAGCCACTGACTTTGGCCAGCCCATACATCCAGCCTTTTGGTCATCCTCTTGTTAACCCCTACTTCATCAACCCTGCTCAGTTCCCCTTCATCATGCAGGAGCCTAAGGCAGCAGAAGCTGCAAAGGAGTCCGCTCGTCGTCGTCGCGACGTgtcactccctctcccttacaTCCACGCCGTGCCTGCTGTGGCCAAGACCACCTACGAGACCAAACAGTTCGAGCCAGTTGAGGCCGAGACCCCCGCCGACACCACCAAGCTCGAACTGACCACCAAGGAACACGAGCTCACCATCCCTGCCGTTAAGTACGTGCAGCCCTACGTCAACTACAAACCCGTCAAGTACACTGCCATCTCCCCAGCTCCCTTGCCCATCTACACCGGCTTCCCTGTTAGCGCTTGA
- the LOC139755410 gene encoding uncharacterized protein, with the protein MKVLVILFAVSACSAQQVWPYMAPWALPSAKLITTPDMKEEVNPLALATPYMHPFGHPLVNPYFVNPGQFPFMWQQPMAAEATKEASRRRRDVSLPLLHMHPMPALAKTTVETKQLEPVEADTPADTTKLELTTKEHELTIPAVRYMQPFVNYKPVKYTAISPASMPFHPGFPAMPYPLAAAPIVKMSE; encoded by the exons ATGAAGGTTCTG GTGATTCTGTTCGCAGTCTCCGCTTGCTCAGCACAGCAGGTGTGGCCTTACATGGCCCCTTGGGCGCTGCCTTCCGCGAAGCTCATCACAACCCCTGATATGAAGGAAGAAGTTAACCCATTAGCCCTGGCCACCCCATACATGCACCCTTTCGGTCACCCCCTCGTTAACCCCTACTTCGTCAACCCTGGTCAGTTCCCCTTCATGTGGCAGCAGCCTATGGCCGCGGAAGCCACAAAAGAGGCTTCTCGTCGTCGCCGCGACGTGTCGCTCCCTCTCCTGCACATGCACCCCATGCCTGCTCTGGCCAAGACCACTGTCGAGACCAAGCAACTGGAGCCAGTTGAAGCCGACACTCCCGCCGACACCACCAAGCTCGAACTAACCACCAAGGAACACGAGCTCACCATCCCTGCCGTCAGGTACATGCAGCCCTTCGTCAACTACAAACCTGTCAAGTACACTGCCATCTCCCCTGCCTCCATGCCTTTCCACCCTGGTTTCCCTGCCATGCCTTACCCACTTGCTGCCGCCCCTATCGTCAAGATGAGTGAATAA
- the LOC139755252 gene encoding uncharacterized protein produces MRALVILFAVSACSAQQVWPYMAPWALPSAKLITTPDMKEEVNPLALATPYMHPFGHPLVNPYFVNPGQFPFMWQQPMAAEATKEASRRRRDVSLPLLHMHPMPTLAKTTVESKQLEPVEADTPADTTKLELTTKEHELTIPAVRYMQPFVNYKPVKYTAISPASMPFHPGFPAMPYPLAAAPIVKMSE; encoded by the exons ATGAGGGCTCTG GTGATTCTGTTCGCAGTCTCCGCTTGCTCAGCACAGCAGGTGTGGCCTTACATGGCCCCCTGGGCGCTGCCTTCCGCGAAGCTCATCACAACCCCTGATATGAAGGAAGAAGTTAACCCATTAGCCCTGGCCACCCCATACATGCACCCTTTCGGTCACCCCCTCGTTAACCCTTACTTCGTCAACCCTGGTCAGTTCCCCTTCATGTGGCAGCAGCCTATGGCCGCGGAAGCCACAAAAGAGGCTTCTCGTCGTCGCCGCGACGTGTCGCTCCCTCTCCTGCACATGCACCCCATGCCTACTCTGGCCAAGACCACTGTCGAGAGCAAGCAACTGGAGCCAGTTGAAGCCGACACTCCCGCCGACACCACCAAGCTCGAACTAACCACCAAGGAACACGAGCTCACCATCCCTGCCGTCAGGTACATGCAGCCCTTCGTCAACTACAAACCTGTCAAGTACACTGCCATCTCCCCTGCCTCCATGCCTTTCCACCCTGGTTTCCCTGCCATGCCTTACCCACTTGCTGCCGCCCCTATCGTCAAGATGAGTGAATAA